One Thalassotalea atypica DNA window includes the following coding sequences:
- a CDS encoding bifunctional tRNA (adenosine(37)-C2)-methyltransferase TrmG/ribosomal RNA large subunit methyltransferase RlmN: MSQVTEVVNPAEPKAVSKVNLLNFDHQMMREYFASIGEKPFRADQIMKWIYHFGYDDFEQMTNLNRKLREKLQRNCEIKAPEISQKQVSNDGTIKYALKLEGGQEVETVWIPENGRATLCVSSQVGCALECTFCSTAQQGFNRNLSMSEIIGQVWRVANDIGATRIAGTRPITNIVMMGMGEPLLNMKNLIPSLDTMLNDLGYGLSKRRVTVSTSGVVPALDMLKEKIDCALAISVHAPDNALRDEIVPINKKYPLEEFIAAAGRYVEGSKANKQATIEYVMLDHVNDSTDQAHELARVLKDLPSKINLIPFNPYPGSPYKRSSNSRIDRFDKVLQSYGLTVITRRTRGDDIDAACGQLAGDVLDRTKRTLTSNEKKQVKDKSISVKMVG, translated from the coding sequence ATGAGTCAAGTGACTGAAGTTGTCAATCCTGCTGAGCCAAAAGCAGTTTCTAAAGTGAACCTGTTGAATTTTGATCATCAGATGATGCGTGAATACTTTGCCTCTATTGGCGAAAAACCATTTCGTGCCGATCAAATCATGAAATGGATTTATCACTTTGGTTATGATGACTTTGAACAAATGACCAACCTCAACAGAAAATTACGTGAAAAACTGCAACGTAATTGTGAGATCAAAGCGCCTGAAATTTCTCAAAAGCAAGTTTCAAATGATGGCACCATTAAGTACGCCCTAAAACTTGAGGGCGGACAAGAAGTTGAAACCGTGTGGATACCGGAAAATGGAAGAGCCACTTTATGTGTCTCATCTCAAGTAGGCTGTGCTTTAGAATGTACATTTTGTTCTACAGCCCAGCAAGGCTTCAATCGTAATTTATCAATGTCTGAAATCATCGGGCAAGTGTGGCGCGTAGCCAACGATATTGGCGCAACTCGAATTGCAGGCACTCGACCAATCACTAATATTGTGATGATGGGCATGGGTGAGCCTCTACTTAACATGAAAAATTTAATCCCATCACTCGACACCATGCTAAATGACTTGGGTTATGGACTATCTAAACGTCGCGTTACCGTGAGTACCTCAGGCGTGGTTCCAGCCCTAGATATGCTGAAAGAGAAAATTGACTGCGCCTTGGCAATATCAGTTCATGCACCAGACAATGCTTTGCGCGATGAAATTGTACCGATCAATAAAAAATATCCATTGGAAGAGTTTATTGCAGCTGCGGGTCGTTATGTGGAAGGCTCTAAAGCAAACAAACAGGCAACAATTGAATACGTGATGCTGGATCATGTTAATGACAGTACAGACCAAGCCCATGAATTAGCACGTGTTCTAAAGGATTTGCCGAGTAAAATCAATCTTATCCCATTTAATCCTTATCCTGGGTCACCATATAAACGCTCGAGTAATTCTCGTATTGATAGATTCGATAAAGTACTGCAATCTTATGGCTTAACTGTGATAACACGACGCACACGCGGCGATGATATTGATGCGGCCTGTGGCCAATTAGCAGGTGATGTTTTAGACCGAACTAAACGTACTTTAACCAGCAATGAAAAAAAACAGGTGAAAGACAAGTCAATTTCAGTAAAAATGGTAGGCTAA
- a CDS encoding YfgM family protein, producing MEVYQTEEQQVEAIKGFWKENGNAIIGGFAAGLAVFVGYNYYQEAKLDSELATADAFQEVLEKAVTDTQGFKTDAEQFIAANSESSYASLAALALAKESANEQDWDATASHLKTAVEKAPSEEIKALATIRLARVQIELSELEQALTTLSAQVPVAFNALFEETKGDVYVMQEKKDLARNAFQAAIDAGGLTTSPNLQMKLDDLAVTVNLPK from the coding sequence GTGGAAGTTTATCAAACAGAAGAACAACAAGTAGAAGCGATTAAAGGCTTTTGGAAAGAAAACGGCAATGCCATAATTGGTGGTTTTGCTGCTGGATTAGCTGTATTTGTAGGTTATAACTACTACCAAGAAGCCAAGCTTGATTCAGAGCTGGCAACTGCAGATGCCTTCCAAGAGGTATTAGAAAAAGCGGTCACAGATACTCAAGGGTTTAAGACAGATGCTGAGCAATTCATTGCTGCTAACAGCGAATCCAGCTACGCATCGTTAGCCGCATTAGCACTAGCAAAAGAGTCGGCAAATGAGCAAGACTGGGATGCCACTGCATCTCATTTGAAAACGGCGGTTGAGAAAGCACCTTCTGAAGAAATTAAGGCGTTAGCTACCATTCGTTTAGCGCGAGTACAAATTGAGCTTAGCGAACTTGAACAAGCGTTAACGACGTTATCAGCTCAGGTGCCAGTCGCATTTAATGCACTGTTCGAAGAAACCAAAGGTGACGTCTATGTGATGCAAGAGAAAAAAGACCTAGCACGCAACGCATTTCAAGCAGCCATAGATGCCGGTGGATTAACAACTAGCCCTAATTTACAAATGAAGTTAGACGATTTAGCTGTAACCGTAAATTTACCGAAGTAA
- the ispG gene encoding flavodoxin-dependent (E)-4-hydroxy-3-methylbut-2-enyl-diphosphate synthase, which produces MFKESPIIRRKSRQIMVGNVPVGGDAPISVQSMTNTLTTDVAATVAQIKALEAVGADIVRVSVPTMDAAEAFKQIKQQVDIPLVTDIHFDYRIALKVAEYGADCLRINPGNIGNEDRIKAVVASARDKNIPIRIGVNGGSLERDIQEKYTEPTPEALLESAMRHVDILDRLNFHDFKVSVKASDVFLAVGAYRLLAAQIDNPLHLGITEAGGLRSGSVKSAIGLGMLLSEGIGDTLRVSLAADPVEEIKVGFDILKSLKIRSRGINFIACPSCSRQEFDVISTVNALEQRLEDIVTPMDVSIIGCIVNGPGEATVSDLGLTGSSKKSGFYLDGVRQKERFDNNDLVDQLEQKIRSKAKLMDENNQIDVKEVE; this is translated from the coding sequence ATGTTTAAAGAATCCCCTATTATCCGTCGCAAATCTCGTCAAATCATGGTTGGTAATGTCCCCGTTGGTGGTGATGCACCGATATCAGTGCAATCAATGACCAACACGCTAACGACAGATGTTGCTGCTACCGTTGCCCAGATAAAAGCGCTAGAAGCGGTTGGTGCCGACATTGTTCGTGTGAGCGTACCTACCATGGACGCTGCTGAGGCATTTAAGCAAATCAAGCAGCAAGTTGATATCCCATTAGTGACAGATATCCACTTTGATTATCGCATCGCGCTAAAAGTGGCTGAATATGGCGCTGATTGTTTACGTATTAACCCAGGTAATATTGGCAATGAAGATCGCATTAAAGCGGTTGTTGCTTCTGCACGCGACAAAAATATTCCGATCCGCATTGGCGTGAACGGCGGTTCTTTAGAAAGAGATATTCAAGAAAAATATACTGAGCCAACGCCTGAAGCATTACTTGAATCAGCAATGCGCCATGTTGACATACTTGATAGGTTGAATTTTCATGACTTTAAAGTCAGTGTTAAAGCCTCTGATGTCTTTTTAGCTGTAGGTGCTTATCGTTTACTAGCTGCGCAAATCGATAATCCATTGCACTTAGGTATTACCGAGGCAGGAGGTTTACGCTCTGGCTCGGTCAAATCGGCAATTGGCTTAGGCATGTTACTTTCTGAAGGGATTGGCGATACCTTACGTGTTTCTTTGGCCGCTGATCCGGTAGAAGAAATCAAAGTCGGTTTTGATATTTTAAAATCATTAAAAATTCGCAGTCGTGGTATCAATTTTATTGCTTGCCCAAGCTGCTCTCGTCAAGAGTTTGATGTCATCAGCACCGTCAATGCGTTAGAGCAACGCCTTGAAGACATCGTAACGCCAATGGATGTTTCCATTATTGGTTGTATCGTTAATGGTCCTGGTGAGGCGACGGTTTCCGATCTAGGTTTAACAGGCAGCAGTAAAAAAAGTGGTTTTTACCTTGACGGTGTTCGACAAAAAGAACGATTTGATAATAACGATTTAGTCGACCAACTTGAGCAAAAAATCCGCTCAAAAGCGAAGTTGATGGATGAAAACAATCAAATCGATGTAAAAGAAGTGGAATAA
- the pilW gene encoding type IV pilus biogenesis/stability protein PilW, whose protein sequence is MTRFLKTLIAMTAMVSLSACVTQNYEEDDTPVLENESSDSEIALTRISLGLGYLKMGNTSQAKFNLEKAKKYAPNMVQVYSAFAHYYETVGEDALTVQSYEHALSLDPNDANTLNNYGVFLCRKERLDEAEVQFLKAIKVPTYIRVSESYENLALCQLEAFNFEKAEHYLEKAIAHSPSSGSALLQMMRLQYAIGEYVTAKDYGKRFEKASRRFSSEYMALAYKVYLKLGDTRTANNYGTMLVKMYPDSWHAKQYLLNRLDSIDADDLATQYQILVSKTQSQSVNKRVVVLSPDKDKAPIVFSKKKKYKPKSRQSAVYTIPKESTQGTTSSQPQQNQPPVVKTAKPTRVLKAPQVQSSKVVASEQNSSGTDSAVLTAEQQIAHLESITDETEQLEQQSTDALIAEISRHASEYDAEAEPDPVLDDGMLSDESIDAVLAEAEALIENDETLAELSREYDQQLALEQAENAQTESTPYDVEALSSTDELVSQLESHTDGNLSTTMDSEQQEEIVSADSNAKANTTEKIRQEVIYHQIEDLPTHEMADGENLFTVSKRYNIHLHALKEWNKLDERSLVRVGDKIYLADPRPFAVGNE, encoded by the coding sequence ATGACAAGATTTTTAAAGACGTTGATTGCAATGACTGCAATGGTTTCTCTGTCGGCTTGTGTAACTCAAAATTATGAAGAAGATGATACTCCAGTCTTAGAAAATGAATCATCGGACTCAGAAATTGCCTTAACGCGCATATCGCTGGGTCTAGGTTATTTAAAAATGGGTAATACTTCACAAGCCAAATTTAATCTAGAAAAAGCGAAAAAGTACGCGCCGAACATGGTCCAAGTGTATTCTGCTTTTGCTCACTACTATGAAACCGTTGGTGAAGATGCACTTACCGTTCAATCATACGAACATGCGTTGTCGCTGGACCCTAATGATGCTAACACCTTGAATAATTACGGTGTGTTTTTATGTAGAAAAGAACGATTGGATGAAGCAGAAGTACAGTTTCTCAAAGCGATTAAAGTACCCACTTATATCCGTGTCTCGGAAAGTTATGAAAATCTTGCCTTATGCCAATTAGAAGCATTTAACTTTGAAAAAGCCGAACATTATTTAGAAAAAGCCATCGCCCATAGCCCGTCAAGCGGCTCGGCGCTTTTACAAATGATGCGTTTACAATATGCTATTGGTGAATACGTCACCGCGAAAGATTATGGTAAACGTTTTGAGAAAGCGTCTCGTCGGTTCAGCTCTGAATATATGGCGCTTGCTTACAAAGTGTATTTAAAGCTAGGTGATACCAGAACTGCCAATAATTATGGTACTATGCTGGTAAAAATGTACCCTGACTCTTGGCATGCGAAGCAATATTTACTTAATAGATTAGACTCAATTGATGCGGATGACCTAGCAACTCAATACCAAATATTGGTATCAAAAACTCAAAGCCAATCAGTTAATAAGCGTGTCGTGGTGTTATCGCCTGATAAAGATAAAGCCCCGATCGTTTTTTCAAAAAAGAAAAAATATAAGCCTAAATCACGTCAATCTGCTGTTTACACTATTCCAAAAGAAAGCACTCAAGGTACAACGTCCTCGCAGCCGCAACAAAATCAACCGCCGGTAGTTAAAACAGCAAAACCTACAAGGGTATTAAAAGCGCCACAAGTACAATCAAGTAAAGTTGTAGCCAGTGAGCAAAACTCTAGTGGTACCGATAGTGCAGTGCTAACCGCAGAGCAACAAATCGCTCATTTGGAGTCAATTACAGATGAAACCGAACAATTGGAGCAACAGTCGACAGATGCTCTGATTGCTGAAATATCTAGACATGCTTCAGAATACGATGCCGAGGCTGAACCAGATCCTGTACTTGATGATGGCATGCTCAGTGATGAGTCAATTGATGCAGTACTAGCTGAAGCAGAAGCGTTGATTGAAAACGATGAAACCTTGGCAGAGTTATCAAGGGAATACGACCAACAACTAGCACTAGAGCAGGCCGAAAATGCACAAACAGAGAGTACTCCATATGATGTAGAAGCATTGAGCAGTACCGATGAACTTGTGAGTCAATTAGAAAGTCATACTGATGGGAACTTATCTACTACTATGGACTCTGAACAACAGGAAGAGATAGTAAGCGCTGACAGTAATGCAAAAGCTAATACGACTGAAAAGATCAGGCAAGAGGTCATATACCATCAAATTGAAGATTTACCGACTCACGAAATGGCGGACGGAGAAAATCTATTCACCGTCTCTAAAAGATACAACATTCATTTGCACGCGTTAAAAGAGTGGAACAAGTTAGATGAACGAAGTTTGGTGCGCGTTGGTGACAAAATTTACCTTGCGGATCCACGCCCATTTGCTGTTGGGAATGAATAA
- a CDS encoding RodZ domain-containing protein, which produces MSKKASNELTDNIEAIGPGLMLAEARVKMNLSAENVAEKLNFRVCQVKDIEADRFDKSVPETFTRGYLINYAKLVEISVDDVLSSYDALDVAKQQGSKMQSFSKITEKQAEHSRVMWLSYLIVLVLIALTIVYYFQDANNQKAVLISDIQTVRSTNNVTGKVMEPELSTEVIANTREVESDPVTIAEGPDSTNVELNIMDRSGEQGVLTEETQQRASITAPTSNVIQQEVPTNALPAVRAIFTFAGDCWVNIQDGTGERIAYGIKKAGYVMELNGVPPFNITVGKPELVAINFNGRVVDMSKYNTGNIAKFILPETPES; this is translated from the coding sequence ATGAGTAAAAAAGCATCAAATGAGCTGACGGACAACATTGAAGCTATTGGCCCTGGCTTAATGCTTGCAGAAGCCCGAGTTAAAATGAATCTCAGTGCGGAAAACGTTGCCGAAAAATTGAATTTTCGTGTCTGCCAAGTAAAAGATATAGAAGCAGATCGCTTTGATAAATCAGTACCTGAAACCTTTACACGGGGTTATTTGATCAACTATGCCAAGTTAGTTGAAATTAGTGTTGATGATGTGTTATCAAGCTATGATGCATTAGATGTTGCTAAGCAACAAGGCAGCAAAATGCAGAGTTTTTCTAAAATTACAGAAAAGCAAGCCGAGCATTCAAGAGTTATGTGGTTAAGTTACCTTATTGTATTGGTGTTGATTGCATTGACGATTGTTTATTATTTTCAGGATGCTAATAATCAAAAAGCTGTACTGATTTCAGATATCCAAACCGTGCGAAGTACTAATAATGTCACCGGAAAAGTGATGGAACCAGAGCTTAGTACTGAGGTTATTGCAAATACAAGAGAGGTCGAATCCGATCCCGTAACCATTGCTGAAGGACCTGATAGCACCAATGTTGAACTCAACATTATGGACCGTTCAGGTGAGCAAGGAGTACTCACAGAGGAAACTCAGCAACGTGCATCGATAACAGCACCTACAAGTAATGTTATTCAACAAGAAGTGCCGACAAATGCTTTGCCTGCCGTTCGGGCCATTTTTACATTCGCGGGTGATTGTTGGGTTAATATTCAAGATGGAACGGGTGAGCGTATCGCCTATGGCATCAAAAAAGCAGGTTATGTCATGGAATTAAATGGTGTTCCGCCGTTTAACATTACCGTCGGCAAACCTGAATTAGTTGCAATAAACTTTAATGGTCGAGTGGTTGATATGAGTAAATACAACACTGGCAATATTGCAAAATTTATTTTACCTGAAACACCAGAATCTTAA
- the bamB gene encoding outer membrane protein assembly factor BamB, with translation MQKLKQLKHHGKIALAVLLSSMLLACSSTDDEEDESIKVAELTDIQELFEPKVIWEKSVGDGVGHYFSRIKPFSAYGKIFSASRDGELIALNAETGDTVWSIDLSDVNDETGFFDNKKSALVSGGPIAAINKVFVGTENGEIFAFDAETGEMSWSNKVKGEIIARPAFDSGILVVNSASGVLKAFNATDGEELWKIDQDVPPLSLRGISAPTISGGGVILGSSSGDLTVYMLEKGQQGWTAPLGEATGSTELERVVDVDAEPVVYGDKVYAVSSRGNLAAVDIRNGRTLWKRQYSSYRQISIDGNTIYLTNVKGHVFAIDRINGLEKWSNLSLTNRGVTGPAVIDDFVVVGDFEGYLHWISRESGEIVARHEVDGSGIHATPTVNENILYSQSRDGDLQAIKTP, from the coding sequence GTGCAAAAATTAAAACAATTAAAACATCACGGAAAAATTGCACTCGCTGTTTTGCTTAGCTCAATGCTATTGGCATGTTCATCAACTGATGATGAAGAAGATGAGAGTATAAAAGTCGCAGAGCTAACAGACATTCAAGAATTGTTTGAACCCAAAGTTATATGGGAAAAAAGTGTCGGAGATGGTGTTGGTCACTACTTTTCGAGAATCAAGCCATTTTCTGCCTATGGAAAAATATTCTCGGCGAGCCGCGATGGTGAACTTATCGCGTTAAATGCTGAAACTGGTGATACTGTTTGGTCGATTGATTTAAGTGATGTAAATGATGAAACTGGTTTTTTTGATAATAAAAAATCAGCATTAGTTTCTGGCGGCCCAATTGCTGCAATTAACAAAGTGTTTGTTGGCACCGAAAATGGTGAAATTTTTGCATTTGATGCTGAAACAGGTGAAATGTCATGGAGCAACAAGGTCAAAGGTGAAATTATCGCTAGACCGGCATTCGACTCAGGTATTTTGGTGGTTAATAGTGCATCTGGGGTATTAAAGGCGTTTAATGCGACAGATGGTGAAGAGTTATGGAAAATCGATCAAGACGTTCCTCCTTTGTCATTACGTGGTATTAGTGCCCCGACCATTTCTGGTGGTGGTGTTATTTTAGGTAGCTCTTCGGGTGACCTTACTGTTTACATGCTTGAAAAAGGCCAACAAGGCTGGACAGCTCCTTTAGGAGAGGCTACTGGTTCAACTGAGTTGGAGCGTGTGGTTGATGTCGATGCAGAGCCAGTGGTTTACGGTGATAAAGTTTATGCCGTATCGTCACGAGGCAATTTAGCGGCTGTTGATATTAGAAATGGTCGTACTTTATGGAAGCGCCAATATTCTTCATATCGTCAAATCAGCATCGATGGTAATACCATTTATCTGACTAACGTGAAAGGCCATGTATTTGCCATTGACCGTATTAACGGTTTAGAAAAATGGAGCAACCTATCACTGACTAACCGCGGTGTGACAGGACCAGCAGTTATTGATGACTTCGTGGTTGTCGGTGATTTTGAAGGATATTTACATTGGATTTCTAGAGAATCAGGAGAGATTGTCGCACGTCATGAAGTTGATGGTAGTGGCATTCACGCAACACCAACTGTGAATGAGAATATTCTATATTCTCAGTCACGTGACGGTGATTTGCAGGCGATTAAAACACCTTAA
- the hisS gene encoding histidine--tRNA ligase, with amino-acid sequence MSKAIQAVRGMNDCLPAQTNVWQMVEEVLRRVASNYGFAEIRMPIVESTALFKRSIGEVTDIVEKEMYTFDDRNGDSLTLRPEGTASCVRAGNQHGLLYNQEQRLWYMGPMFRHERPQKGRYRQFHQFGIEAFGIATPDIDAEVIMLSARLWKELGINEHVTLELNSLGSNDERNDYRDALVAYLELHKDKLDEDSQRRMYSNPLRVLDSKNKDVQAVLVDAPKLSDYFGDETKQHFSTLCARLDSAGIDYQLNDRLVRGLDYYNRTVFEWVTSSLGAQGTVCAGGRYDGLVEQLGGKGTPGFGFALGIERLVLMMTSLEKADNVRAQVDAYVIMLGDDVAAKANILAEQWRDQVPQIRLQCHCGGGNMKKQMKRADKSGAQIALILGEDELANNTITVKYLRGQHEQQSLPIEEIASLLTDLV; translated from the coding sequence GTGAGTAAAGCAATACAGGCAGTACGAGGCATGAATGATTGCCTTCCAGCACAAACCAATGTCTGGCAAATGGTCGAGGAAGTGTTACGACGCGTTGCGAGTAATTACGGGTTCGCCGAAATTCGCATGCCGATTGTCGAATCAACTGCTTTATTCAAACGCTCTATTGGCGAAGTTACTGATATTGTTGAAAAAGAAATGTACACCTTTGATGATCGTAATGGTGACAGTTTAACCTTGCGACCAGAAGGTACGGCGAGCTGTGTCCGCGCGGGCAATCAACATGGGTTATTGTACAACCAAGAGCAACGTCTTTGGTATATGGGGCCCATGTTTCGACATGAGCGTCCGCAAAAAGGGCGTTACCGTCAGTTTCACCAATTTGGTATTGAAGCCTTTGGTATTGCAACTCCAGATATAGACGCTGAAGTGATCATGCTTTCTGCGCGGTTATGGAAAGAGCTTGGCATTAACGAGCACGTCACGTTAGAGCTTAACTCTTTAGGCTCAAACGACGAGCGTAATGATTATCGTGATGCATTAGTTGCTTATTTAGAGCTACATAAAGATAAGCTTGATGAAGATAGTCAGCGCCGAATGTATTCGAATCCTTTGCGCGTACTTGATAGTAAAAATAAGGACGTGCAAGCGGTATTAGTTGATGCACCGAAATTAAGTGATTACTTTGGCGACGAGACCAAACAGCACTTTTCAACATTGTGTGCACGATTAGACAGTGCAGGCATTGATTACCAGCTAAACGACCGATTAGTGCGTGGTTTAGATTATTACAATCGTACGGTGTTTGAATGGGTAACTAGCAGCTTAGGTGCTCAAGGTACGGTCTGTGCTGGTGGGCGTTACGATGGCCTAGTGGAGCAATTAGGTGGAAAAGGAACGCCTGGTTTTGGTTTTGCACTAGGAATCGAACGCTTAGTACTTATGATGACGAGTCTCGAGAAAGCTGATAATGTGCGGGCTCAAGTAGATGCGTATGTCATTATGCTAGGTGATGATGTTGCCGCAAAAGCCAACATTTTGGCAGAGCAGTGGCGTGATCAAGTGCCACAGATTAGACTGCAATGTCATTGTGGTGGTGGCAACATGAAGAAACAAATGAAGCGTGCCGATAAATCTGGCGCGCAAATAGCCCTAATTTTAGGGGAAGATGAACTGGCCAATAACACGATTACGGTGAAGTATTTACGTGGCCAGCATGAACAACAAAGTTTGCCTATCGAAGAGATTGCGAGCTTATTAACTGATTTAGTCTAA